CCGGCGGAGGGCGAGTCCCATGTTTCGGTAGCGGGCGAGCGCGAACGCCGCGGAGAGCTGGAAGCCGAGGACCCATTGCTGGAATTGGTGGCCGAGACGCTCCACGTCGTCGAGCATCGCGGAGGTGGTGAACGCCCCGACCGCGGCGGCGATCCGCTCCGGCAGATCGTCCTCGGGGTCGCGGGGGAGCCTCTGGGCCGCGCCCCGCGTCCACTCGGCGATGGAGCGGACGATCTCGCCGAGGTCGCCCGCCCGGAAACGGTGGGCGATCTGCTTGATGGTCGCCTCCCCCATCGCCGCGAGGATGTCGCAGTCGTAGCCGGACTCCACCGCCTTGATGGTCTTCCTGAGCTCGATGCGCCCGGAAGGGCCGGTCCTGAAACACCATCCGGCGTCGTCGATCTCCAGGGTCTCGAGGAGCGTGCGGAACCCCTCCCCCGCCCTGTGCGCGCCGCGCCATTGGAGCGCGGTGAGGAACCGGGCCAGCACGTCGGGGATCTCGCGCGCCTCCACGATCTTGAGCACGCCGCGGAGGGCCGCCGGATCCGCCAGCAGCTCCACCTTCTTGGCCACGAACTCGCGCACGAGCTCCCGCGCGTCGGGGCTCCCCAGATCGGCCAGTGCCTCGACGATGATGCCGAGCGCGGGCTCGGTCATGTCGCCTCGCTGCAAGGCGGAGGCGGCGAGGTCTACGGTGTTGGGGTACCCGAGCCGGGCCAGCGCCGTGAGACAGTGGCCGGGAGTCGCGCCGCGCAGCAGGCGGAAGCCGCGGAGCAGGATGTTGTGGTGCTTGGCCGTGCCGTGCTCGCCGAGGTGGCGCGCCACCATGGTCGGCGTCGCGTCGTGATCGTCGAGGACGAAGCCTTGCACGACGTCGCAGCAGGTCTCGGGAAAGTGGCGGATGAGGCGGTCGATCGCCCAGTAGCGGACCTCCGGGTCCTCCCACTTGGCGAACCGGGCGAGCTCCTCGAACGACCAGATCGGTTCGGCCACCGACACGAGCCTCCCGCGGCGGCGGTCGCCGCGTCGCCGGACATTCTAGCATCCGGTCCCGAGTCCCCCGGGCGCGGGGGGTCGCGGTGGCCTCCGGCCCCGGTGGAGGTCGTCGCATCGCGGGCCGGAACCGGACGGTGGTCCTCCCGATCGAGGCGGCGCTGGGTCATGCGGCGCAATCGGCAGGTCCGGAAGCGCACTTCCGCACACCGTCCTCGCATCGACCGAATTCGGACTGTTTCCGTCCGACTTGAAGCGGCGCGTCGCGCCTTTACTCTCTCGCCGCGTGTTGCTATGGTAAACGATCACGACACGCGCGATTCGAGACCCGGCAGAGGATTCCGCTGCCCGGCCGGGGTCTTGCAGAGGAGAACGACGCCATGGAAGCGGAGCGCTCCGCCTACCGGTACGAGATGGTGAACGTGCGGCCCGGCTACATCGTCGTCGAGCACGAGGTCCAGAGCAAGGCGATGCGAGCTTATTTCTCGTCCGATCCCGTCGCGCCGGTCGAGGAGTACCGCGAGGGGAACCGGATCTGGAAGCACACCGCCACGGCCCAGTCGCTCCGGTTTTCGATCCGGGACACGCGCACCGGCGAGGTGGCCCCGTTCGACGAGCTGCTCGGTCTCGCTTTCTACGGAAGCTGTCCCAAGGGCACCGAGGTCTGGGAGATCGGCGACCTCGCCCAAGAGCACAAGGTCTCGATCTACGTCGCCGTGACCGGGGAAGCCGCCGAAGGGGTGCGCGGTGGCCTGACGGTCGAGAAGCTCCGGATCCTGAACCGCTATTTCAACGAACGGCTGCGGGACCGGGAGAAGAAGATCCTGATCCTCCCGGACCGCTTCGGCCTGTACCGGGAGTTCTCAAACGGGCACATCATGGTCGACCTCGGCCTCACGGCGATGGAGTAGCCCCGGCCGGGCTTAAACTAAGGAGAGTGCGACGATGACCCTCAAGGACCTTGCCGAGAAGCTCCAGCTCAAGGCGCTCAACACGGTGGCCGACAAGCCGGTGACCGGGGTGTACATCTCGGACATGGTCAGCGACGTGATCGCCAACGCGAAGCCCGGCAACGTGCTGGTCACGGTCCAGGTCCACAACAACGTGATCGCCGCGGCGAACCTGGTGGACGTTACCGGGATCATCCTGACCCGGGGCCGGAAGCCGGCGGACGACATGGTCGCCCTGGCGGAAAAGGCCGGCATCACGGTCCTGCTCACCGACCTGAACAGCTGGCAGGTCGCCAGCATGCTGTTCGAGGCGGGACTCCGCTGAGCCCCGGATGACGTCCGACCCGACCTCCATGTCCGCGGGACTGCGGCTCGCCGAGATCCGGGACCTCTTGGGATGCGAGGTGATCAGCGGCGGACACCGGCTGGACGAGGTCGTGACCGAGTGCTTCGCGGCCGACCTGATGAGCGACGTGCTGGCCTTCTCGAAGCCGCACGCGCTCCTGATCACGGGCCTTTCGGGGATCCAGTCGGTTCACACCGCCGACGTCGCGGAGTTGGCCGGGATCGTTTTCGTGCACAGGAAGCGCCCACCGCAGCAGGTCCTCGACCTGGCCCGGGAGCGGAACCTCCCGGTGCTCTCGACGCCGCTCCACATGTTCGACGCGTGCGCGGCCCTCGCCGCGCGAGGGCTCCGCGGCGGCTCCAAGAGCTGACGGAGCGGGAACGGCGTTTGCAAATGGTCAACTCCGACCCGCGGGATGAGGCCCTCTACCGCGAGTCGTTCGCGATCTTGGGGAACGACTTCGAGCACGGCGGGGACGTCGCGACGCGGGTGAAAAGCGTCCTGAAGGAGCTGGGCATCGACGGAGCCCTCGTCCGCCGATTGAGCATCGCGAACTTCGAGGCCGAGATGAACGTGATCATGTACGCCGACGCGGCGGCGCTGGACCTCACCGTGACGCGCGACGAGGTGCGGGTGGTCGTGGCGGATCGTGGGCCGGGGATCCCCGACATCGGGATGGCGATGCAGGAGGGGTACTCCACCGCCACCGCCGAGATGCGGGCGCGGGGATTCGGCGCCGGCATGGGCTTGCCGAACATCCGCAGGAACGCCGACCAGTTCGAGATCGAGTCGGTCCCCGGGTCGGGGACCACGCTCCGCTACGCCGTCCGTCTCGGGTAAGCGAGGAGCCGTGAGCGGCACGATCGTCCACTCCGTCGAATTCGACCGCGCGCTCTGCGTCGCGTGCGTCGCCTGCTGCAAGGCGTGTCCCACCCAGGCGATCCGGGTCCGCGAGGGGCGCGTGGTCGTGGACGGCGAGCGCTGCATCGACTGCGGGGAGTGCATCCGCGCATGCCCTCACGATGCGGTGAGCGCGCGGACCTCGTCGCCGTCGGACCTCAAGAGATTCCGGTACACGGTGGCCATTCCGTCGACCACGCTCTTCTCCCAGTTCGGCGGGGACGTCGAGCCCGCGAGGATCGCGGAGGCCCTTCTGACTCTGGGCTTCGACCGGGTTCACGACATGTCCTGGATGTGCGAGATGGTGGGCCGCGCCGTGGACACCTACCTCTCGGAGTGCGGCGAGCCCTGGCCGAAGATCTCCGTGACCTGCCCCGGGGTGATCCGGCTGATCCAGCTCCGGTACCCCGACCTCGTTCCGCACCTTCTGCCGTTCGAGAGCCCGCGCGAGCTGACGGCGAAGCTCGTGAGAAGGAAGCTCTCCGTCGAGCAGGGCATCCCCGCAAGCGACATCGGGGCCTTCTACATCACCCCCTGCTCGGCCATCATGCACTCCATCCTCTGGCCGGTCGGCCTCGAGGAGTCCTACCTCGACGGCGCGTTCTCGGTGGCGGAGATCTACGGCCCGCTCCGGCGGGCGATCGAAGAGGCGGCCGAGGTCCCCGCCGGCTCCGATTTCAGCCCGAGGGGGCTGAACTGGGCCGTGGCCGGCGGCGAGACCGCGATGATGCGCAGCGGGAACACGCTCACGCTCTCCGGAGTGCAGGACGTCACGTACGTGTTCGACCGGATCGAGTCGGGGAAATTCCGCAGCGTGGACTTCATCGAAGCGTACATCTGTCCCGACGGCTGCGTCTCCGGCCCGCTCCTCATCGAGGGGCGCTACGCCGCCAAGCGGGCCCTCCGCGAGGTGGTGTCCCGGCTCGGCGCGAGAGGGGCCGTGCAGGAGGAGAAGGTCCGCTCGCTCGTTCGCGACCACTTCTTCGATCTCGAGGAGGAGGTCCGGGCCCGGCCGGTCAAGGCGCCGTCGAGGGACCTCAGGGAGGCGGTGCGCCTCAAGCAGGAGAAGGACCACCTCCTTTCGTCGTTCCCGAGGAAGGACTGCGCGGCCTGCGGCGCGCCCACCTGCGAGGCGCTGGCGGAGGACGTGCTTCGCGGCGCCGCCGCGACCGACGACTGCGTCTTCGTCAAGCTCGATCGTCTTGCCCCCCCTCCCGTCGCCCCGGGAGCGGAGGCGACGTCACCGTCCGGGGCGGAGAGGGGGAGCGGCCGGTCGGGACCGCCGCTCCCGGGGGAGGGAACGTGAGTCAGGACATGCTGCTGCTTGAAGTGACCTGCCCGAACTGCGGCGATCTGCTGACGGAGGGCCGCCACGTGCACCTCGGAGGGTACCTCAAGGAAGCCAACCAGGACGGGGACGTCTTCCTGAGCGCCATCTTCGGCGAGTACTCCATCCAATCCGACCTCGCGATTCCCGACGGGGGGATCGCCGAGTTCCGCTGCCCGACGTGCGACATGAGCCTGATGCTCAATACGCCGTGCCGCCTGTGCGGCGCGCCGATGGCGTCGCTCAACCTCAAGACCGGCGGCTACCTGGAGTTCTGCTCGCGCCGTGGCTGCAAGGGGCACGCCCTGGGCGGATTCGGCGACGTCGACGAGATGATCAGCCTGGTCAATCGGATGCTCCACACGCCTCACGATTGAGCGGAGGCCCCTGTCCATGGAAACCCAACGGCAGTACGACTTCAAGCACATGCACTACGTGGGCGAGGAGGGGAAGCTCATTCCTCTCCTCCAGAAGGCGCAGGCCGAAGACGGGTACCTCACGAAGGAGCGCCTGCTCCGCATCCGAGACGAGACCGGCGTCCCGCTCACGCAGATCTACGGCGTGGCGACGTTCTACGCGCAGTTCCGCTTCAAACCGATCGGCA
The sequence above is drawn from the Terriglobia bacterium genome and encodes:
- a CDS encoding serine kinase, with product MTLKDLAEKLQLKALNTVADKPVTGVYISDMVSDVIANAKPGNVLVTVQVHNNVIAAANLVDVTGIILTRGRKPADDMVALAEKAGITVLLTDLNSWQVASMLFEAGLR
- a CDS encoding anti-sigma regulatory factor, with the protein product MVNSDPRDEALYRESFAILGNDFEHGGDVATRVKSVLKELGIDGALVRRLSIANFEAEMNVIMYADAAALDLTVTRDEVRVVVADRGPGIPDIGMAMQEGYSTATAEMRARGFGAGMGLPNIRRNADQFEIESVPGSGTTLRYAVRLG
- a CDS encoding 4Fe-4S dicluster domain-containing protein, translated to MSGTIVHSVEFDRALCVACVACCKACPTQAIRVREGRVVVDGERCIDCGECIRACPHDAVSARTSSPSDLKRFRYTVAIPSTTLFSQFGGDVEPARIAEALLTLGFDRVHDMSWMCEMVGRAVDTYLSECGEPWPKISVTCPGVIRLIQLRYPDLVPHLLPFESPRELTAKLVRRKLSVEQGIPASDIGAFYITPCSAIMHSILWPVGLEESYLDGAFSVAEIYGPLRRAIEEAAEVPAGSDFSPRGLNWAVAGGETAMMRSGNTLTLSGVQDVTYVFDRIESGKFRSVDFIEAYICPDGCVSGPLLIEGRYAAKRALREVVSRLGARGAVQEEKVRSLVRDHFFDLEEEVRARPVKAPSRDLREAVRLKQEKDHLLSSFPRKDCAACGAPTCEALAEDVLRGAAATDDCVFVKLDRLAPPPVAPGAEATSPSGAERGSGRSGPPLPGEGT